The nucleotide window TTTGTTCCTCTCGATGTAGTATTTTCCAAAATAGTGCGATTACCACCAAATATTTTACTGACTAACTGCTCATCAGTTTTCTCTTCTTTAACCCCTTCACTAAAAATCATATTTCCTAGTTTCTCTGGAGCTTCAGCAATTGGCTGGATCAGAGGCGCTACCGTATATTCTCCAGATTTATTTGGATACACCAAAGGCTGAACGAGATGCTCACCCGATTGATTCGGCATGCCTTCAAGCAGCACTTCTTCATCCTGATGCCACGCTCTGCCCGGAATTTGGTGCGACTGCGGTGGCTCCATCGGCGTGAATATCGTCGGCGGGGGCGGTAGTATTAACTGTTCCTCATCCTCTTCATTGACTCGATTTTTTTGATACGCTTTATAAGCATTCCATGCCGCTAAGCCCGCAGCTACCACGCTTAATACAACAACCCCAGGTGGGGTGGCCGCTAATGGTGCGGCCAGCACCACGGCAGCATTATTTTCTGTCTCAATCTGCGCCGCATTCTGCGCGGAGGCCGCATCCGCTCCTCCGACACGGGCCACCCCCGCTACTAGGCTGGTGACGATATTTTTGCGCGTTTCTTTCTCCTCTTCAGACGAACCCTCTACAGGACCTAACAAATGATTCACCCATACACTGGCACTGCCCCCCAAGGCCGCTGAACTACCTGATTGTCCCCGTGCGACTGCGCCACCATAAGCCAATACCCCATGCAACGCAGAACGCGCCGTTTCATCATTCAGGCATATCTGCAATATGCTTGATTCTATGAGTCCCGAAGTAAGATTGTGGTGCAATGTTTCGCCTGCACTTTCCGCGGTTTTTAATTATATTTATTGAAATTCATAAAAATATTAATCAAAGCTTAGGCTTTATTATATTAAAAAGCCTCGACCAAAAATGATGGGAATTCTTTTCTGATGTTTCGTTGGCCTGTTCTTCCTTAACTGCTAGATCATTCTCTACTCGTTCAGGGTGAGTAGAAGGGCCATTGGGTCGCAATAAATCGCCGGGATAATTGGGATGGCCTAAGCATAAAGAATCATCTAAGCCAAAAGCTTTGACGGCGGCTATAGCTTCGATACACCAATAACCGAAATACCACCCTTGTTCAATCGTATTAAGATGAAAATTGTACCAATATGGACGTTTAGAAAATAAAGCCTCTATTTTGGGGGGCTGTTCTTTTTTAGGCTGCCGAATTAATTCAGCATACCATTTTTCAACAAAAATTTTGAGCTTCTTTGCCTGCTGATCCTTAGGTGCGTTAATTGCGTCAAGCAAGCGCTGATAGGGTTTTGCATGGCATAGCTTATTCCCAATCTTACGCGAGGGCTCTCGGCTAGCAATGATACGATCTAACAATTCATCTTCCCCTTCATTACCAATCAGTACAAGTAACCGTTGCCATTGATCATTGGGGATTTCAAGGGCCAGAGCCAGACCTACCAGCCAAAAACAATTAATGTATTGATCAAAATTGACCTCCCATGCATTACGTGTGTATTGCGTTTGCTTGTCCCAAATATCTTTCCCCAACCTTTCAGACTCTTCCCAAGCATCAAGCATGGGTGGAAAGTATTGAGCTAGTTCATGAATAGCATCCCCTCGAGAATAACAGCTAAGCATTAGATACCAATATATTTTAACTAATTCAAAGATATATTGCGGCTTATATGTAGGATCATTAAAATGAGTTTTGAGACCCTTAATATATTCACCAATCGCATATTCGTCAAATTTGATCCACTTATCAAACCATTCTTTGTCTTTTAAGCTATCACGAATCATTTTGCCCCCAACAGTTTCGAGGTATTATAAGGGATCCGTTTGGCATTCTTATCTAAGAGACTAACGGACACTTTACCATGACGGCTCGTATGGACG belongs to Mycoavidus sp. B2-EB and includes:
- a CDS encoding PoNi-like cognate immunity protein — protein: MIRDSLKDKEWFDKWIKFDEYAIGEYIKGLKTHFNDPTYKPQYIFELVKIYWYLMLSCYSRGDAIHELAQYFPPMLDAWEESERLGKDIWDKQTQYTRNAWEVNFDQYINCFWLVGLALALEIPNDQWQRLLVLIGNEGEDELLDRIIASREPSRKIGNKLCHAKPYQRLLDAINAPKDQQAKKLKIFVEKWYAELIRQPKKEQPPKIEALFSKRPYWYNFHLNTIEQGWYFGYWCIEAIAAVKAFGLDDSLCLGHPNYPGDLLRPNGPSTHPERVENDLAVKEEQANETSEKNSHHFWSRLFNIIKPKL